The DNA sequence ATCCAGAAAGTAAGGATACCATCATTTAATTTAATAACTTTGGAATCTATAGTTTTATGCCAGCATTACAGATGAGAAAGTAGAGTTTAAAAGACGTTACACGAATTGCCTACGGTCATACAGCTATTAAACAGTAGGGACAGAATCTGAGTTCAGATCTGATACCAAATCTGATATCAGATACCAAATATCAGATCTGATACTATACTACAGAGTATACCAAATGAAGAATATGACTCATATATTCATCACCATCATTATTCTTATAATCCTAAACCACAAAAGAGAATCAGCAACCAAGTACATTTATTCAACTGATAGAAGTCGAAAGAGGTGATGCAGAAAGATATAACACAACTATGCAACTATAACTTTTCACATTAACAGAACCTAATACAGTAATTCCCATAGCATTTCCATGTAGACTGCACAACATTTCAGATTCTGTTTTATCACTACTCACCTTTACAAAGACGAATCTCTATAAACCAAGGAATTGTACCTTGACACAACTGATAAACACTCTCACTTAACAGGGACCTAGAGACAAAGAGTCACATCATTTGGCCAGGTAATTACCAGTAAGCAAAGCAACAGCTATTGGCTCCAAAGCACATTAACCATTTGCAGGACAAGACATACTAGAAACAAAAGTGTAAGCAGCTTCAGCCCCATCCATCCAATTGCATAGTTTCCATGCATGGAAGACTAGTATGATCCACATTCTATGAGCATGTAACAGGGAAGGACCTTTGAGTCAAACCCTTACTTGTAGTGTGCACTAAGAAGCTAGACCTGGCTGAGGTTCAGACAGACTTCACTTACCCATCACCACAAGAAACATTAACAGCTGGTCTAATAAATTGATCctgaggttttttaaaaagaggttcTCCTATGGGTTCACACTCTGCCACtaaggaaagagacaaggatgaGAAATCAACTCAAGGCAATCTTAAAAGCAGCAAAACATTTGTAGTTGAGGCATTGTTACCTTTGCACTGGGGGGCAGTAGGTGTCCACTTTCCCTCAGGGGTGCAAAGTACGAATTCTTCTCCCACCAGCACATAGCCAGGGTCACAACTATATTTTATAGATGTTCCAGGGTCAAAGTGGTCCAtgtgtttatcttctttttggCCATTGAGAATTTCAGGAGGGGCCTGGCATTCTAAAGTGAAGGTAAAAACATAACAATCTTTTAAAGTAAATGACAGAAAGAAATTGAGCCAAAGAAATTGACATTATTCCTACAATTCCACTCTGGTGGCAATGGTAGGACACCGAGGAGATCTTGCAGCTCAGTTTTGGGTAATTTTAGGTCATCGGTCCTCAgtcctattttcttttctgcaCTCAGGCTGCTACAGACCTATTCAGTTTCTCTGAGACAGCATAACTTCTCTcctgtctcttcctttctcaAGGAATCATTTCAGATATTTTATGGGAAATTCAGATATTCCTTTGGGTGAGGGCTTTGACAATTTACCTTGTAAGAAATCACTGTTAAGCAGGGTCCAGTGGTTCAGGCacataatcctagttacttgggagacagagattgggaggatcatggcttgcgGACAGTGTGGGCAAAAACTtgtcaagactctatctcaaccctaggcatgatggtgcatgcctgtcatctcagctacacaggaaagcacaaataattTTGTTCCTACTGTTtatggcctgggcataaagggaGATGacaaataaccaacacaaaaggggTTGgcagcatggctgaagtggtaaagtgcctgcctagtaaatgcaagGGACTGAATTCAATCCGGAGTaccaccaaagcaaaaaaggaaaagaaatcaccattaagacaagtgctctgctcccagttttttttttctttcctaaagaaatggacaactttGTGATTTCTAGTGGCTTTTCTTCCTAagcatattttcaaaaaataaacaatagtgGGAAAGGATGTACTTAGTATGTCTGAAGATTGAGGGTATTGGAACCGAAAGGCCCTGTTTAAAGCCCATAAGCCCTTGCTGTAGCTTCTCAAAGAGATGCATCAGTGGTACCTTTCCTACTGGAATACCAACCCTTTTCACAGACCGGAGCTGGAGGTTCCCATGTGCCTTGGGCATTGCACCGAATTCTGCTGCTGCCCTTCAAGGTGAAGTCAGGCTCACAAGCAAATACCACAGTGTCATTATAGGAATACTGATCTTTCTGCACAGATAACATTTGGCCTCTTGGTATCTGGGGATATGGACACTGaaccacagaaacagaaagttcACAGCGTGGGGCAGGGTCACTCCAGGTCCCAGTCTTCTGATTATTGGTGGTACAACGGATAGTGTTATTTCCAATAAGGATGAAGTCCACACCTTCCTCTGGGCCTGGATCACAAGTGTAAGTGACTGTGCTTCCATATGGAACATTTACTGAAGAACTGCCTGTATGTCTTCCATTGAGAATAGGGGGAGGTGGTAGACAGAGAATTTCTAGAGAAATTACAGAGAGACATGAAAGATCATAGGTGTGCTGCAAACAAGAAGGCATCAGATGCTGCTTGAATTCCCTCTCCCATTCTAGGTTCCAGAACAATGCTATTTGAATCTGTAATGAATCAACCAAGGCAACTAAGGCAATACAATTTAAAAGtatgatttttaacttaatttctgAGTATACCTACTCTGCTGGTACCTCAATTCCTATTACCAAATATACAGTCTGTTTTGTGTACATGCCATGGCTGTGTACCTAGCAAGTCTGTGTAACTTTGCAACAAGGAAAAGCTTTTCCTAAGAACTCCATTTGACTTGAGGATGCACAGATTGAAGAGCTAATGGAAGGATGCTTCAGTGAACATGTTTCCTTTAAGATTTCTAGGAGATCTTTGCTTCATCCTCTAGCATATAGAGGCTTTTAGTAAAGCCAAGGATGCAGTGTCTTGTCGAACTCTGTGATTTCATACAGCCACAGTTGCCTAGCCTACCTTCACATACAGGCTTCTTGGTCCAAACAGCTTTCTCTTCAGCAATCACACACTGACTAGAAGGCTGGCCTTGTAATCGATACCTGGAGACAGAGGGTTGTTATTCAGATCCATTAGGCAGTTTGTGCTGCAAAATAAGTCATAATTTAAAACCCAAGACAAGTTCACTCAATCTGTAGGTACCTACTCTTTTTATcagtactctctctctctctctctctctctctctctctctcagcctcaCTTAAGACTACCATAGATCTTCGCAGATATGCCTTCTTTCTGTAGCATTCATGGTTCACACTGTGTATGTATAATCTTAATGAAGTAAATCCCATAGACTCTCCTCACACTCACCCCTCATTACAGGAGAAGTTTGCAATTACACCAACCCGAAGACTTAGAGGCTCCTCTACTTGCCCATTTGGAAGTCGTCCGAGAGGTTTGCACTGGGCCTCTAAAGCAACAgggcaaaaataagaaaacatggcaAATAACCAAACAACCTAATTTCTTGAAATAGATTGTAAATTTAAGATACCTTCACATGTGGGAGGGATAGAATTCCAATTGCCCGAAGATAAACATTTAATGGTCTTTTCTCCAGCAAGCAAGTAACCAGGTTCGCAGCTGTAAGTCACAGACAATCCTGGGGCAAAGCGGTCAACATTTTGGCCTGTGTGCTGTCCATTAGGGATCCTGGGAAGTGGTGGACACTCCAGAGGGAAATCTTTATACACACACAGCAGGAAAAAAGCCATCAGATGATAAGTCCTTCACAATCTAGATGCCAACTTAAGAAAGATCCAAACAAATGGCATGTGATCTATGGTAACCAGTCATCCTTAACTTTCAACTCAGCCTTTTGAACATCAAACAGATGTGGCTTAACTATATCCATTCTACACCATGCCTAttacattgtttttcttctttaattacaCTCTGAATTACTGTTACCTTGAGAAAAATTTCAATGGtcaaaaagtttatttttgcCCCATCCTTAAAACTTGTTCTCTGACCcaaaagaaatatattattaTCTATAGAGTTATCTTGCCAGACATCCATAATATAGTTTACTGGCATTTTACATATAATCCATATATATTATATCCTCATATTCTGTGTGTGTATCTCATATACTATTCCAGTCTGGCTTCTTTACTTAATAATACAGTATGTCTGTGATATCTTTCTGTATCAATACATATAGATCTACCTAAATCTTTGTAAAGACTTGTTTCCCACAGCCAAACCATTTCGTGACTATCTGAAGACCTCCTTCTTCTGAAACTCATTATCCACCTATCTTTTGATTGATCATTCAATTGATGCATAGATagaatcatattttaaatgatataatagTCTCTCAGTTGTTTATTACTTTATCCGCATTGttctttattaagaaaataaaaagatccaATTTTGACGGTTTAATTTTTGCCAAATATTGTCAATCCCTGTAACTGTagaattaaaatttgaatttagatTTCATTAACAATATAAGCCAAACCAaatgagaaggaaatgaagaatgtATAGTAGTAGTTCCTATTTTCAAAGTCATTTGATTTGAAATGTGATAGCTTAGGAGATGACTTGAGAAAGGAGGGACTCACTTCAGAACATGTTTGTCAAGGCCACAGAAAGCAAGGCACCACCTCAGCCAAACTGGATTAACAGATACTCATAGGTGAATTTTACATCCATTGCATGTATTTTTGCTGTTAGCACTCATGTTTCTTCTTACTTTAATAATAATCCAATCAATTCCTCAAGCCTCAATAAACTCTGGCCCCATCCTTGGAAGATCTTTGCCACTCCATTATTAGGTatgtttaattaaatttttttcataaaacttcAAACGTTTTTGCCcaattaatgtttttttaaaggacaGTCATATTCCTTCACAACTAAAAACAACCAGGAAACCACAATTGTCATCTTTTCCCTTGCTTCGTCCCTCCACCTGTCATCACACATCTATACTGTTCTCTTCGGGAGAATACTAAGCATGGTCTGCCCAGAAATTCTAGACCCCGTATTTCCATACTCACCACTCTCACAAGTCGGTAGTGGTGTGGGCCCCCAAGTTTTATTTGCTTGACACCAGacggttttgtttcctttcatggtGAAGTTGGCTTTACAGGTGAATGTCACAGAATCACCATGTATATATGGTGGCCTGGATTCTCTATTCCTGTATCCCCCTGGTACTTTGGGCTCAGAGCAAATAGAATGTTTATTGAAATATTCACAGACAGGAGCAGCTTTGTCCCAGATTCCACTCACTTGGTCTTtacttatacaaaaaataatcttttctccAATGAGGCGGAAGGAAGACAGACAAGAGTACTTTACAACTGTACCGACAGGTACGGGGCCAGAAAAAGACATCTTCCGACCATTTTTGATAGGAGGAGGAGGGTCACAAGAAATCCctgaaaagtagaaaaggaaCCAGGTGGGTATACTAATCATGATAACAAAAAGACATAAACTTAAATAAAAGACCCAAGTATACATCATATCACTTTTTTGGAAACAGTCTTAAAAATTTGTATGATTTATTTCTTATCCATGGTCCCTGTTTATTCTCAAGCTCCCAAGTTCTTACCTCTTTCTTGACCCACAGCAAACAAATTGATACAAACCATCTTAATCAAGCAATACTTACCCAATAGTCCTGTCTAATCAattttaataatgaacaaaaggcAAACTTAGAACATGAGAATAATATATTAATGACATGCTAGTTAAAAGTAGGGAGGCATCATGGATTAATGAAATTTAGAGTCAGTAGATTTGATTTCAAATCCCCACTGTCATTCAATAGCTGTATGACCTTAGGCAAGTCGTACCCTTTTTAAACCTCAGTCTATAGTAGAATTCAAACTACTTCAAAAGGTGTGAGGAGAACCCATTGAGACAAAAGTACATGACAGGGACAAGTACAATAGTTGGAAGATACCAGTTATTCAGTGCCTGTTTCAAGTGCACAACTAGGGATACAGGTGGCAAGACCACATTAGCTCCTGCCACTAAAGATACTACAATCTTACTGTAGTTCATTTGTCATCCTCGATGCTGGATTCCTTTGAGAAAGCCATAGGAAGTGAACAGAAGTTTTGAAGGATGATGTCATATCCTGTATTTACCTGTCCTGATAGGAATGAAGTTGTTAATAGCTACTTTGGTATTTGCATACCTTTCCTGGTGAGtttcaaaaataaagggaaagtTGCCAACCTCCACACTTTCCAGTAAATTTCCACTTGACTCCAAGAAGAGCCAGCCCTTCAGAAGAGTAACTGGCATATGAAGACACAGTCAAACTGTTTAAGCACATCAGTGCTATACTTGGTTTCGGTATCAGTAACATTCAAGAGCCCTTATCATTACACATATAGAATCCACAATATAATATGCAATTAGCTGAATAAATTTAATACTTTTGGTCTGCATTGTAAAACATGGAGAAGAGACGCATATATGTGCTCACAGAACACACATGAATGACACGTTATAGTTGACTGGTgtagaaaaacacacaaaatcaAGAGGCAAGATCCATAGATCCATATATTAGATCCATacttgattatttttgttttctactcaCGTTCACAGACAGGAAACTTATTATTCCACTTTACTGTCATTCCTTCTGGGACACACTGACTAGAAGAATTGCCATTTAGCCGGAACCTTGAACAATAAGGTTTAGAACAAATCACTTCTTAGTTCCACAGAATTAATCCCTTTTCTCAAGTATTAATAGAATCTACACTTTAAAGCATTTCCAGCTTCAGGAAGAAATCCAAGGTTTCTGCCACAGGGTGAATTCAGACAAGGTCAAAACACAGAGAAAGTAACCCTAGGAatagtatttttttgttgttgtttgaattCTCCCTTGCCGCTTTGGCATCCAAATGTCAAGATTTTCTTGACTATCATGAAGAAAGCAGCCTCAGTTCCTAGGGAAGAAAACATCAAAGATCTTATTTCCCAAGATGACTCCAAGGAGTCTCTCTTATGGAACCCAAATCATGTATTAATTCTCTATAACAGGAGCCTTAATTTCTGAACAAAAACTTTGCTTTTCCAAATGATGAAAAGACAATTCCCAGTTTGGCTGACCATGTACAGTACACACacttgaagaaaatagaaaagattttGTTAGTTTCAGATTTCTTagtcataaagaataaaacaaagagagaaaaaagtcagagaaaaagTATCTTTAGAGCTAATATTTCACAATGCTTAGCTATGGGTAGACATCAACTCAGGTCCTATCACCTCACACTCACCCTTTATTACAAACAAAGGAAACCTCTGCCCCCAGCTGAAGATTAGGAGGACGAATCACACGGCCATTGAGAAGTTGGTTGGGAATGGCACCACACGATTTCACTAGGAAAGAAGAGACAAGGATGGCACAGGGAGGGTCAGGAAACAGATGAGTTTCCTTTATATGGGATAGAACTTTAGGCACCTTCACATTTGGGGACTGCAGGGTTCCAGGTTCCCAAGGATGTGCACTGTACAAGATTAGTTCCAATGAGAGTGTAGCCCGGCTCACAGCTGTAGGACACTTCCTGTCCAATTGAAAAGAATTCCTTATCCTTTTTGTTATAATTACCGTGGAGGATAGGTGGAGGTGGCAGACATCCTGAGAAGAGAACAGGACCAGAAAGTCCTTTTACTTCTGAAATGAGAACTTGTCCTCTTACAACTTACACTGAGCTTGGGGTTGCTATGGGGGTGTTGAAAGTGCTCATGTCAGCTCTCTATGTGTAAGGCAGAGATTCCTTTGGGTAAGGAAGGTTGAGTGGTGCTAATGTGAGTTATTCTGTTCAGATATGATGAACTTTGCAACTGTTGGTTTTCCCTTTCTTGATCTATGCCAGAAAAACCCTGCACTCACtcatcatttttcatttccttcaatTTAAGAGTCTGGGACACCCTTTCAATAACAGTGTAGTCGAGAGAGCCAAACTTTTGTGACACATTTTTTACCACCAAAATCTACCTCTTCCTTTCTGCTCCCAAAACAAGGTTGATGAGGTTTGTGAAAGGAGTTCCCAATGTTGTGAGGTTTTTAGAAAGTCAGATACTAtctaacaaaaaggaaagaagggtgtTCAGAGAAATGAATACATTGTGTAATATTCAAGTCAAGATAAATGTATCCTCTCAAAcatctatcatttctttgttgtgaaaACTTTGAAAACCCTTCCAGCTTTTTTGACACATACAGTATGTTTCCATTCTATTTACAGCCATCTCCAGAACTTATGTCTCCTATCCAACAGAAGTACCTGTTAGAGTACTTTTTCCTGTGTCTCCCAGTCTCTGGTAAACACTATTCTACATCGACTTTTTTAGATTGCACATATGaatgagaacatgtggtatttgtctttctgtgcttggcttatttctcttaagaTCATCATCACCAATTATGTCCATAGATGGAAAGTTTTTTATCCCTTTTGGTGGCTGAATGACATCCCACTGTGTGTACATACTATGTTTTCATTATCTATTTGCCAGCTGATGGACATGTAGGTTGTGTACACTTCACAGCTGTTgagaacagtgctgcaataaacatgaaagtgCAGGCACACCTTTTCCACAGACTGATTTGGTTTCCATTGGTTATAAACTCAGCACTGGGTTTGCTGTGTCATTTggtcattctttttaaatttttttttgagtaacCTCCAGTCTGTTaatccataatggctgtactaatttatatttccactaACAGTAGTAAAGGATCCCTTTTCCTCACATTCTCAACAGCACTTACtatagtttgtcttttttttttttttttggtattttatttttttattcatttattcacatgtgcatacattgtttgggccatttctccgccctgttccccaccctctccctctctcccccacccccctagcttccaggcagaatctgttctgcccttatctctaattttgttgaagagaaaacataagcaataataagaaagacaaagtgtttttgctagttgagataaggacatctatacagagagattcctaggattgcttccatgtacaaatgtgttacatcccaaattgattcatctctaactgaccttttcactagttcctgatctgtTTCCCAattgacctctgtccctttaaggtttctgtattagttcttctacagtggggacattaaatactttcatgttttgggtttctataGTTTGTCTTCTTTGgtagtagccattctaactggggtgaagtGGTCTCATTGTGGCTTTATTTGCTTTTTACTGATGAGGAGCATGTTAATACACCTGTTggccatttttatgtcttcttttggaAAATGTCTATTTATGTCTACTGGTTTactgtccatttttaaattagactatttcatttttttgctgttgagttgtttgagttccttatatgttCCCTTATTACATACATAGTTTGCAAACATCCATTGATTCTTTACTGCATTGGGTAGAAGCCTTTTATTgtggtagtacttgggtttgaactcagggcctcatgcttgctaagtaaatgctctacaccttgagctatgtcccaaccttttcttttttctttagtttatttttcagataaagcctGACACTTTTTCAGGGTCAgtccttggatcatgatcctcctgtctccctttcctgcatagctgggattataggtatgagccactacatagtttgatgtaattccatttgtctggttttgcttttgttcacattccaatgtcctgaagcatttcagcaatgttttcttctagtagtttaatgtcttaaattttaagtctttaatccattttgagaattttaaaaaagtatctcGTAATTTTTCCTACATTACTATAGATATAATACTGTTCCAGAATATAATACAAATTCTTACCTCTTCAAAGTTTAGATATTACTTCCAAATATACTTTCCAATTCTTTAATCAGGAAACTCAGCCATATATGCTTTCTTCCTACTACTCCTCTCATAGGTACCATGTATCTATTCTACGAAAAACCTATTTTAATTTCCAGATATCCAAAGTGATAGCTCAACTTACCCCTGAAACATGTTGGCAGTGGTGGATCCCATATGCTGTTTGGTTGGCACTGTACTATGTTGCTGCCTTTCATAGTAAAGCCAGGCTTACACTTAAATGTCACCAtatcatttaaagaaaatgaatgtctaAATCCAGATTCCATAATTCCATTTTCAACTTCTGGAACTGGGCACTTGACTAGAGCAATGCATCGAGGGGGAGGGCTGCTCCAGACGCCAACTTGATTGTCTTTGGTGGTGCAATATATTGACTTTTCACCCACCAGGTCAAATAGCTTTTCCCCATTTCGTCCAAGATGGCAATGATAAGTGACCACAATTCCATAATAAAAGCTCTCTCTACTGTTGCTGTGGAAGTCCCCATTGGAGATGGTGGGGGGTGTATCACAAAGGATAGCTTTAGAGGGTAAGCAGGAAAATAGAAGACATTTAGAAGTTTTACTTCCCCAGAACTTCATCGTCATTGTCATCAACCAAACCTCAACTCAGCCTACAACTTGTGCACATTATTGAAATTCTGTATACTGATCTACAAGATAATTCTAAATTAGAATTAGAAAATGCATGGAATGGGCTAGTGAAAACTCAAAAGGCTATGAGCTGGTCACTAGTCTCTAGCCCAGAGTACAGAAAAACTGTTATTAAAGGCATCTAGGGTGACCTACTTTTTGCATGGAATAAAGTTGTCAGTGTGTAATCTCATGGTGTGTTTTAGACTTAAGAATTTATTTACTATGAGATCACTTTTCATCAAAGGACagtaatcaaaagaaaatgtggtaggttTAGGAACCACAGAAGAAGATAAAtcgtcttatttaattttttgaggaacctccagtTTGTTacccataatggctatactaaatTACATTTACATTAAGAGTATGTAAGGGTTCCCTTTTTCCCCCATTCTCAACAGCACTtgctatattttgtctttttggaTAGTAGCCAAACTAAGTGTTACCCTCCCAGGTACTCATCTGATATAGATGCACTTTCCTTCTGGAAGGGGACAAGAAATTAAATTGGATGCTGTAGAGATTGTTTTACTCACTTTCACAAAAGGGCTCACTCTTATCCCAGATTACATTATTGTCTGAGACAATACACATAGCAGAGGAGTCACCAATGAGTCGATATCTAGAGACAAAGAGATGAGTGATCATCTCCCAGTTGCACATGCATTTTAGAAAAACCTAACTCTTTCTCAACTGAATAAGAAATagaatggcaaaaagaaaaaaaaggaatatcatAGGTAGCGCTGATAGATTAAGGATTTATACAAATGATTCTATAATCCAAAACCAAATGAAATTTATCTCTTAGTCAATTGCATAGGATACTTAAAAccaaaggagaaaggagggggcggggggggaaagcagggagaaatgacccaaacattgtatgcacatatgagtaaaagaaaagaaaagaaaaaaaccaaaggagaATAGCCCCATCTTCTTTCTCCTAAAGATAGGCATCTTCTCTAGTGGGTAATCCTGAAGAGCTATCTCTGGAGCAGGTTAGGGAGATGATACCAGTTTTGCTTATGTACTTTAAAGGGTGTGTGGCAATAACTCAGGTTTCTTTTGGAAGACAGATGGTTTCTGGTTAGAAATATTGTTCTAGTATTTATGTACCCTACAGATGTCTCCTGCCAACTCACCCTTCATTACAAGAATATGTAATTGTTGACCCAAACTCGATACCCATGGGTATAAGCACAGAGCCATGGAGCAGTTCTTTAGGACTCATACATGATTTACCtacaagggaaaacaaaacaaaacaggatttGGGGCTGGGAGTCAGAAGACATTTTGTGCTTTGTATTAGATCCCAATCTTGTTGGTCTTGCTGATAATCCTACTTACATTtgcttaaaatagtttttaacatATAAGAAGATCAATCAACTTTAGTGCCcaatttgtttaaagcatatGGTCTGTGTTTCTGTGGATGGATGCAAACTTTATCTATGgtcaattataaattataatttccatttctccctttttatattttgttaattgATGGCATCATCTCCAAGTCTTCTGGATTACACAAACCTCATAGTCAGCATTTCCTTTTTGTAATTCATCCTCTACTCAATTAGTGACCAACTAACAATAGCAATAACATCCTCTATTCAATTAGTGACCAAATTTTAGTGACTGGGCTCCAGAAATATCTCTCCACACCAACTATTCTGGCACTGCTGTATTCTCTCATTGGATTATTGGGTGACATAAGTTACCTTTCTAACTCTGGTCTAGTTTGGTCTAGTAATCCTCCCTAGCACTGATATATTCTCTTTTTATAGAACAAACAGGTCATGTCACTcccacattaaaaaatttaaaacagccTACCTTTGCTTATAGGAAAAAATACCTGGCTCATATAGTTAAGTGTCAGTTTACTTAACCAAGTACTAGTTCTCACCATGTAACCTTTACTCCAAtcacactgatttttttctgtcttccaaagACGTCATGTTCTTTTATACCTCTATGCTTCTGCATATTCAAAAACATTCTCTGCTCAGAAAACTAGATTTCCTTAATGCTCCCACTTTCTGCTTATTAATAACACTTTCTGCTTATTACTTTATGATCCCACTGCACTTTACCTCTATAAGTAAGTCCAGCATATATTTAAGTTAGCCTTTACAGCTAGTTTTGCAATTCCTTAAAGGAAGAAGCTAcctgattaattttttttctcgtTCAAACCCCATTGTTTAGTCTACTGCTTCATACCTATAAttactcaaaaatatttctagaattaAATGAAGTAAGAATGAGGAGAAACTAATTCTCCTTTTATACTAAATTTTATTCTCATTCTAGCACAATATAGAGATCATAGAAAGAAGTCATGGAGACGACAGGATATATAGGGTTGACCAGTGGTAATGACAAACACTGATAATTAGTGCagtcagaaataaaagaaaatgtggagcCCCTGAGAAC is a window from the Castor canadensis chromosome 11, mCasCan1.hap1v2, whole genome shotgun sequence genome containing:
- the Cr2 gene encoding complement receptor type 2 isoform X3 — encoded protein: MGAAIQLWVVFTLVAPGVLGCLPPPPILHGNYNKKDKEFFSIGQEVSYSCEPGYTLIGTNLVQCTSLGTWNPAVPKCEVKSCGAIPNQLLNGRVIRPPNLQLGAEVSFVCNKGFRLNGNSSSQCVPEGMTVKWNNKFPVCERISCDPPPPIKNGRKMSFSGPVPVGTVVKYSCLSSFRLIGEKIIFCISKDQVSGIWDKAAPVCEYFNKHSICSEPKVPGGYRNRESRPPYIHGDSVTFTCKANFTMKGNKTVWCQANKTWGPTPLPTCESDFPLECPPLPRIPNGQHTGQNVDRFAPGLSVTYSCEPGYLLAGEKTIKCLSSGNWNSIPPTCEEAQCKPLGRLPNGQVEEPLSLRVGVIANFSCNEGYRLQGQPSSQCVIAEEKAVWTKKPVCEEILCLPPPPILNGRHTGSSSVNVPYGSTVTYTCDPGPEEGVDFILIGNNTIRCTTNNQKTGTWSDPAPRCELSVSVVQCPYPQIPRGQMLSVQKDQYSYNDTVVFACEPDFTLKGSSRIRCNAQGTWEPPAPVCEKECQAPPEILNGQKEDKHMDHFDPGTSIKYSCDPGYVLVGEEFVLCTPEGKWTPTAPQCKVAECEPIGEPLFKKPQDQFIRPAVNVSCGDGSLLSESVYQLCQGTIPWFIEIRLCKEITCPPPPVIHNGVHTGSSSEDVPYGTMVTYTCNPGPEKGVHFNLIGERTIRCTSNGQERGTWSSPAPLCKLSIPAVQCSDIHIANGYKISGKNAPYFFNDSVTFKCNNGYILNGSSQIRCKANNTWDPEIPVCEEEGCEPARNFRELPDDSHVKLVNRSCQDGYQLTGHTYEKCQDAKNGVWFQKIPLCKVIRCQPPPMIANGKHTGMMAEPFLYGNKVSYDCDPGFYLLGEKILQCRNDTKGYGSWSGPPPQCLQSPPITHCPNPVVKHGYKLNETHSLYSHNDIVYIACNPGFIMNGSHLIKCHTDNTWVPGVPTCIRKAFLGCQSPSTIPNGNHTGGNIARFSPGMSILYSCDQGYLLVGEALLLCTHKGIWNQPTPYCKEVNCSFPENINGIQKGPELGKMYQYGDIITLECEDGYTLEGSPQSQCQGDHQWNPPLAVCRSRSLALIISGIVPGLILLIILIIFASCTIRKHLGERNYYTNTRPKEGAIHLETRGVYSIDPYNPAS